The proteins below come from a single Candidatus Palauibacter soopunensis genomic window:
- a CDS encoding glutaminyl-peptide cyclotransferase, with amino-acid sequence MQRVKLRAGSRGLWSLALCALAGCASSAVPSIEYEILGTFPHDPAAYTQGLLFHDGALLESTGRYGESSVRRVDVPTGEILASVAVDSALFGEGLARVDSELVQLTWKSGRAFVYDLETLQVLREFTYEGEGWGLCYDGESLWMSDGSNALERRNPQDFTVLATVEVTRAGSRQGRLNELECVDDWIYANVYQTDVIVRIDKATGEILGEIDLSSVPLSARRPGDPEAVLNGIAYVPETGVFLVTGKLWPNLIALRLDD; translated from the coding sequence ATGCAACGGGTAAAGCTGCGGGCGGGCTCCCGCGGCCTGTGGTCGCTCGCGCTTTGCGCGCTGGCGGGCTGTGCGTCGTCGGCCGTCCCGTCCATCGAGTACGAGATCCTGGGGACGTTCCCGCACGATCCCGCCGCGTACACGCAGGGCCTCCTCTTCCACGACGGAGCGCTCCTCGAGAGCACCGGCCGCTACGGCGAATCGAGTGTGCGACGCGTCGACGTGCCGACGGGCGAAATCCTGGCGAGCGTCGCGGTGGATTCGGCGCTCTTCGGGGAGGGACTCGCCCGAGTGGACTCCGAACTCGTGCAGCTCACCTGGAAGTCCGGCCGGGCCTTCGTCTACGATCTCGAGACCCTGCAGGTGCTCCGGGAGTTCACCTACGAGGGCGAGGGTTGGGGACTCTGCTACGACGGGGAGTCGCTCTGGATGTCCGACGGGTCGAACGCGCTCGAGCGGCGGAATCCGCAGGATTTCACGGTTCTCGCGACCGTCGAGGTCACGCGCGCGGGGTCACGGCAGGGTCGGCTGAACGAACTGGAGTGCGTGGACGACTGGATCTACGCCAACGTCTACCAGACGGACGTCATCGTCCGCATCGACAAGGCCACCGGCGAAATCCTCGGCGAAATCGACCTTTCGAGCGTCCCCCTCAGCGCCCGCCGCCCCGGCGACCCGGAAGCGGTGCTCAACGGCATCGCCTACGTCCCGGAGACCGGCGTCTTCCTCGTGACCGGCAAACTCTGGCCCAACCTGATCGCCCTACGGCTCGACGACTAG
- the ligD gene encoding DNA ligase D, whose product MPRGKLEEYRDKRASERTPEPFGGAPGTGVGVFVVQLHAATRRHYDLRLEIGGVLVSWAVPKGISADPADKKLAMHVEDHPVEYIEFEGVIPAGEYGGGEMIVWDIGRCLMLEDPEEGLEKGKLLFELRGHKLKGVWTLVRLAKGETGREWLLIRERRGGHPILEDGSLPESSILSGLTVEQMARREEGWYPGNDVAAALEAAGAPERPVDPSEVEFMLAQPREDAFDDPAWHFELKLDGYRMLASAVAGDGSLLTRNGHDALPTFPDIARALRKLPFRRIVLDGEVVVHDAAGYPSFRHLQKRARLSRPHDIRRASFEAPASFYAFDLLAFDDRDLRDLPLSERRRFLRDVVPEAGPIRFSEHFEGCGEALLRQVQGMGLEGIMAKRAESRYSGGRSPDWMKIHAARRNRFVIVGFTSPAGSRTGFGALHLGAYGPADSASGAPAGDDDLALHYVGRVGTGFDDKTLADLRTRLDDLKSDAPAFVTPAPAGDDHTWVEPRLVAEVRYKEVTEGGLLRHSVFLRRVPAPGERTGAEDEEHVLPTDCRLPRDPRAALADPVRVDTSPPPVEELPLSNLDKIFWPEEGYTKGDLIAYYRDIAPWLLKFLKDRPLVLTRYPDGVDGKSFFQKNAPGFQPEWVRTEAIWSDGSERDIHYFIADDPATLVFVANLGAIPLHVWASRIGSLDRPDWCLLDLDPKHKRDGEEAYAPFEDVVEVARTIGDMCEEIGLPSYPKTSGSSGIHVMIPLGGQLDYEQSRTLALLLAKAVAAEIPDRATIVRNPAGRDGKIYIDYVQNGRGRLVVAPYSVRPRAGATVSAPLGWAEVGEGLSMEDFTIRTMPERARELDADPLLGVLSDEPDLMAALDALQRRMGG is encoded by the coding sequence ATGCCCCGAGGGAAACTCGAGGAGTACCGGGACAAGCGAGCTTCCGAGCGCACGCCGGAGCCCTTCGGCGGGGCGCCCGGGACGGGCGTCGGCGTGTTCGTCGTCCAGTTGCACGCGGCGACCCGACGGCACTACGACCTGCGGCTGGAGATCGGCGGCGTCCTCGTCTCCTGGGCGGTGCCGAAGGGCATCTCGGCCGATCCCGCCGACAAGAAGCTCGCGATGCACGTCGAGGACCACCCGGTCGAATACATCGAGTTCGAGGGCGTGATTCCGGCCGGCGAGTACGGCGGCGGCGAGATGATCGTATGGGATATCGGCCGCTGCCTCATGCTCGAAGATCCGGAGGAGGGACTCGAAAAGGGCAAGCTCCTGTTCGAGCTTCGGGGCCACAAACTCAAGGGCGTGTGGACGCTCGTGCGGCTCGCGAAGGGAGAGACCGGCAGGGAATGGCTGCTCATCCGCGAGCGGCGCGGCGGACACCCGATTCTCGAGGATGGGTCGCTTCCCGAGAGTTCCATCCTGTCCGGCCTCACCGTCGAGCAGATGGCGCGGCGGGAGGAGGGCTGGTATCCGGGGAACGACGTGGCCGCGGCTCTCGAGGCGGCGGGCGCGCCGGAGCGGCCGGTCGACCCTTCGGAGGTGGAGTTCATGCTCGCCCAGCCGCGCGAAGACGCGTTCGACGACCCCGCGTGGCACTTCGAACTCAAGCTGGACGGCTACCGCATGCTGGCCTCGGCCGTCGCGGGCGATGGGAGCCTTCTGACCCGGAACGGACACGACGCGCTCCCGACCTTCCCGGATATCGCGCGCGCCCTGCGCAAGCTCCCTTTCCGGCGAATCGTCCTCGATGGCGAAGTCGTCGTCCACGACGCCGCCGGCTACCCCAGCTTCCGGCACCTTCAGAAGCGCGCCCGGCTCTCGCGTCCGCACGATATCCGGCGCGCCTCCTTCGAGGCGCCGGCGAGTTTCTATGCCTTCGACCTGCTCGCATTCGACGACCGCGATCTGCGCGATCTCCCGCTCTCGGAGCGGCGTCGCTTCCTGCGCGACGTGGTGCCGGAAGCGGGTCCGATCCGCTTCAGCGAACACTTCGAGGGCTGCGGGGAGGCCCTGCTCCGGCAGGTTCAGGGCATGGGTCTGGAGGGGATCATGGCCAAGCGCGCCGAGTCCCGGTACAGCGGCGGCCGTTCGCCCGACTGGATGAAGATCCACGCGGCCCGCCGGAACCGCTTCGTCATCGTCGGCTTCACGAGTCCCGCCGGGTCGCGGACGGGCTTCGGGGCCCTCCACCTCGGCGCCTACGGCCCCGCCGACTCCGCTTCGGGAGCGCCGGCGGGCGACGATGACCTCGCGCTCCACTACGTCGGCCGCGTCGGGACGGGCTTCGACGACAAGACTCTGGCCGACCTCCGGACCCGGCTCGACGACCTGAAGTCGGACGCCCCCGCGTTCGTGACCCCCGCTCCCGCGGGAGACGATCACACCTGGGTCGAACCCCGCCTCGTCGCCGAAGTCCGCTACAAGGAAGTCACGGAGGGCGGCCTTCTCCGGCACTCCGTGTTCCTGCGCCGCGTTCCGGCGCCGGGGGAACGGACCGGGGCCGAGGACGAGGAGCACGTGCTCCCCACGGACTGCCGGCTTCCGCGGGATCCGCGCGCGGCGCTCGCGGATCCGGTGCGGGTCGACACTTCGCCCCCGCCGGTCGAGGAACTGCCGCTTTCGAATCTCGACAAGATTTTCTGGCCGGAGGAGGGATACACGAAGGGCGATCTGATCGCGTACTACCGGGACATCGCGCCGTGGCTGCTGAAGTTTCTGAAGGACCGGCCGCTCGTGCTGACGCGGTATCCGGACGGGGTCGACGGAAAATCCTTCTTCCAGAAGAACGCACCCGGGTTCCAGCCCGAGTGGGTGCGCACGGAGGCGATCTGGAGCGACGGTTCCGAACGCGACATCCACTACTTCATCGCCGACGACCCCGCCACGCTGGTGTTCGTCGCGAATCTCGGGGCCATTCCGCTCCACGTGTGGGCGAGCCGCATCGGGAGCCTGGACCGCCCGGACTGGTGCCTCCTCGACCTCGACCCCAAACACAAGCGGGACGGGGAGGAGGCGTACGCCCCCTTCGAGGATGTCGTGGAGGTCGCGCGCACGATCGGTGACATGTGCGAGGAGATCGGGCTGCCGAGCTATCCGAAGACGAGCGGGTCCTCGGGGATCCACGTGATGATCCCGCTCGGCGGGCAACTCGACTACGAGCAGTCGCGCACGCTCGCGCTCCTTCTCGCGAAGGCGGTGGCGGCCGAGATTCCCGACCGGGCCACGATCGTGCGGAACCCGGCGGGGCGGGACGGCAAGATCTACATCGACTACGTGCAGAACGGCCGAGGGCGGCTCGTGGTGGCGCCGTATTCTGTCCGTCCGAGGGCCGGGGCGACGGTGTCGGCGCCACTGGGCTGGGCCGAAGTGGGAGAGGGGCTCTCCATGGAGGACTTCACGATTCGGACGATGCCCGAGAGGGCGCGGGAACTGGACGCCGACCCGCTGCTGGGCGTGTTGTCGGACGAGCCCGACCTCATGGCGGCACTCGATGCCCTGCAGCGGAGGATGGGCGGGTGA
- a CDS encoding NAD(P)/FAD-dependent oxidoreductase: MSHDRSGRSDRELGLDREITRRDFVQLAGAGIAGSALLGCGTEAPGGGSGIAVPGMASEPWSDALGPDWYGPGGVGDYAPSHGNTPEVVRSAHWVRDGRAPGGGVTDTGERFDVVIVGGGLAGLSAAHHFKRHRPAGRCLVLDNHPVFGGEAKRNDIMVDGVRLAGPQGSNDFGIRPPTGEPDDYFTTLGIPREFEYAPDAGQVKAPLENYGFMHWVQDQFSIGHYFGGTRRGGRPGWSGGSGGWVNGLFGDTSRAPWTPDVREGFERWRNARVTDHVPPDAPGGPDNPGPWLDGMTLKAYYQDVLGLPPEVTAYVDPILASIIGLGCDAISAWWGMHFDLPGFGLPSRYDGMTFHSFPGGNAGIARYFVKDVVPDGIAGERTLGDVLNGAIDFGALDRPDQPVRLRLGCTAIDVRHAGTGDGRVRVTYVHGDRAYSVEADGVVLASGGWMNRYIAADLPDGHRAAYEHFRHGPILVANVALRNWRFLDRLGIAGCFYEGDLGFSCNIRRPMYAGDYRPVHAPDHPTMLTFYITFEAPGPSPVDQGLAGRTEMLSTSFTEYERRLRAQMVELFAEGGFDPAEDIAGLVLNRWGHAYVAPGPGFFFGRDGAPAPPDVIREPFGRVAIGHSELRGHQNWTGASAEGRRAVEAVLDLI, translated from the coding sequence ATGAGCCACGACCGGTCCGGCAGGTCGGACAGGGAACTCGGGCTCGACCGGGAGATCACGCGCCGCGACTTCGTCCAGTTGGCGGGGGCGGGGATCGCGGGCTCCGCGCTCCTCGGGTGCGGGACCGAGGCCCCCGGAGGCGGCAGCGGCATTGCGGTTCCGGGGATGGCTTCGGAGCCGTGGTCCGACGCGCTGGGGCCCGACTGGTACGGGCCGGGCGGAGTAGGGGACTACGCGCCCTCGCACGGAAACACGCCGGAGGTCGTCCGCTCGGCGCACTGGGTCCGCGACGGGCGGGCTCCGGGCGGGGGGGTGACGGACACCGGGGAGCGCTTCGACGTCGTGATCGTCGGAGGCGGGCTCGCGGGTCTCTCCGCCGCCCACCACTTCAAGCGGCACCGGCCGGCGGGGCGCTGTCTCGTCCTCGACAATCACCCTGTGTTCGGCGGCGAGGCGAAGCGCAACGACATCATGGTCGACGGCGTGCGCCTGGCCGGACCGCAGGGGTCCAACGACTTCGGTATACGCCCGCCCACCGGAGAGCCCGACGACTACTTCACGACGCTGGGCATCCCGCGCGAGTTCGAGTACGCCCCGGACGCGGGCCAGGTGAAGGCCCCGCTCGAGAACTACGGCTTCATGCACTGGGTCCAGGACCAGTTCTCCATCGGGCACTACTTCGGGGGGACGCGGCGAGGCGGGCGTCCCGGCTGGTCGGGCGGGTCGGGAGGCTGGGTCAACGGACTCTTCGGGGACACCTCCCGCGCGCCCTGGACGCCGGACGTACGGGAGGGCTTCGAGCGCTGGCGGAACGCGCGGGTCACGGATCACGTGCCCCCCGACGCCCCCGGGGGACCGGACAACCCCGGGCCGTGGCTCGACGGCATGACGCTCAAGGCCTACTACCAGGACGTGCTCGGCCTGCCGCCCGAAGTAACGGCGTACGTGGATCCGATCCTCGCCAGCATCATCGGGCTCGGCTGCGACGCGATCTCCGCCTGGTGGGGGATGCACTTCGATCTGCCCGGCTTCGGGCTGCCGTCCCGCTACGACGGCATGACCTTCCACTCCTTCCCCGGCGGGAACGCGGGGATCGCCCGCTATTTCGTGAAGGACGTCGTGCCGGACGGGATCGCCGGCGAGCGCACGCTGGGGGATGTCTTGAACGGGGCGATCGACTTCGGCGCCCTCGACCGGCCGGACCAGCCCGTGCGGCTGCGGCTGGGGTGCACTGCGATCGACGTGCGCCACGCGGGAACGGGCGATGGCCGCGTGCGCGTCACGTACGTGCACGGGGATCGCGCGTACTCCGTCGAGGCCGATGGAGTCGTGCTCGCGAGCGGGGGGTGGATGAACCGCTACATCGCGGCCGACCTGCCGGACGGGCACCGCGCGGCCTACGAGCACTTCCGCCACGGCCCGATCCTCGTCGCGAACGTGGCGCTCCGGAACTGGCGCTTCCTCGACCGCCTCGGGATCGCCGGCTGCTTCTACGAGGGCGACCTCGGCTTCTCGTGCAACATCCGGCGGCCCATGTACGCGGGCGACTACCGGCCGGTCCACGCGCCGGACCACCCGACGATGCTGACCTTCTACATCACCTTCGAGGCACCGGGTCCATCACCGGTCGATCAGGGGCTGGCGGGCCGCACGGAGATGCTGAGCACTTCCTTCACGGAATACGAGAGACGGCTGCGGGCCCAGATGGTGGAGCTTTTTGCGGAGGGTGGCTTCGATCCGGCGGAAGATATCGCCGGCCTCGTCCTCAACCGCTGGGGGCACGCCTACGTGGCGCCGGGTCCCGGCTTCTTCTTCGGGCGCGACGGGGCCCCGGCCCCGCCGGATGTGATTCGCGAGCCCTTCGGCCGCGTCGCGATCGGACATTCCGAACTGCGCGGGCACCAGAACTGGACCGGCGCGTCCGCCGAGGGTCGTCGAGCCGTCGAAGCCGTCCTCGATCTCATCTGA
- a CDS encoding pyridoxal phosphate-dependent aminotransferase, producing the protein MSGAEGSARPPPGRLADIPGFDIDGVARAAAGDPDILRLENLDTDLRPPAAAVAATRAALESPAANSYLPFTGRADLRAAAARHVARLSGRDYDPARECVITAGGTEGLFNALLATVDPGDEVIVTDPTYAGMLQRARLAGARPRLAPWRYDPAGGWRLDLDALAGCVGDRSRALFIMNPSMPSGGVLGADDWAVVAELCERHDLWLLYNAAMERILYDGRSYLHPAGLPGMRERTLTVGSVSKEHRMIGWRTGWIVGPAAVMAAVAKVGIYNVVTGVGIGQPGALAALTAADEAEDVAASVKRWERRRDAVLEALRDYPVRPAAGGWSLLVNTRPLGLTARELSERLLARAGVAATPMDAWGGPDAEYQLRLVFSNEPVARLQSLGERFAGAL; encoded by the coding sequence GTGAGCGGCGCGGAGGGCAGCGCGCGTCCACCGCCCGGGCGGCTGGCCGACATTCCGGGCTTCGACATCGACGGGGTGGCGCGGGCGGCGGCGGGCGATCCCGACATCCTCCGGCTCGAAAACCTCGACACCGACCTGCGCCCGCCCGCGGCGGCCGTGGCCGCCACCCGCGCCGCGCTCGAATCGCCGGCCGCCAACAGCTACCTGCCCTTCACGGGCCGGGCCGACCTCCGCGCGGCGGCCGCCCGGCACGTCGCCCGGCTCTCCGGACGGGACTACGATCCTGCCCGCGAATGCGTGATCACCGCGGGCGGCACGGAGGGCCTGTTCAACGCCCTGCTGGCCACGGTGGACCCGGGCGACGAGGTGATCGTCACCGACCCCACCTACGCCGGCATGCTCCAGCGCGCGCGGCTGGCCGGCGCGCGCCCCCGGCTCGCGCCCTGGCGGTACGATCCCGCGGGAGGCTGGCGACTCGACCTCGACGCCCTCGCCGGGTGCGTCGGCGACCGGAGCCGGGCGCTCTTCATCATGAACCCGTCGATGCCGTCCGGCGGCGTGCTCGGCGCCGACGACTGGGCCGTCGTCGCGGAACTGTGCGAGCGCCACGACCTGTGGCTCCTCTACAACGCGGCGATGGAGCGCATCCTCTACGACGGCCGCTCCTACCTGCACCCGGCCGGCCTCCCCGGCATGCGGGAGCGCACGCTCACGGTCGGCTCGGTCTCGAAGGAGCACCGCATGATCGGCTGGCGGACCGGCTGGATCGTCGGGCCGGCCGCCGTCATGGCCGCTGTCGCGAAGGTGGGGATCTACAACGTCGTGACGGGGGTCGGAATCGGGCAGCCCGGCGCGCTGGCGGCGCTCACCGCGGCCGACGAAGCGGAGGATGTGGCCGCCAGCGTGAAGCGCTGGGAGCGCCGGCGCGACGCGGTGCTGGAGGCGCTTCGGGACTACCCGGTCCGGCCCGCCGCGGGCGGCTGGTCGCTGCTCGTCAACACCCGGCCCCTCGGCCTTACGGCCCGGGAGCTTTCCGAGCGGCTCCTCGCCCGCGCGGGCGTCGCCGCCACACCCATGGACGCCTGGGGCGGCCCGGACGCGGAGTACCAACTCCGCCTCGTGTTCAGCAACGAACCGGTGGCTCGCCTCCAGAGCCTCGGCGAGCGCTTCGCCGGCGCCCTGTAG
- a CDS encoding S9 family peptidase: protein MTSSREHRVVSTAVAFRLAAAALALAILAPAAPLAGQERDPDHFGPADVFELEVAGDPRISPDGSRVVYVRSSMDIMTDRQRSNLWIVDYDGSNHRPLLTGQTNFSSPRWSPDGTRLLYVASDEHGKSQLYLRWMDTGQTALLTQLERGPGGLSWSPDGSMIAFSMFVPDTPPPFAQMPAKPEGATWAPPATTYERLYYRSDSQGFLPVGYSHVFVLPAEGGTPRQVTHGPYNHGGTPEWTPDSQHLLISATRRDDWEYVRDSEIFEFSVADGAVRQLTDRRGPDSGPVVSPDGGMIAYTGYDDRFLGHQVSKLYVMNRDGSGSRLIADDLDRSIGNVHWASDGAGLFFQYDTEGNTRLAHVDLDGTVTDVVSSVQGLSIGRPYGGGTFSTSGNDRFAFTYGTPDHPADLAVTNRGGDWQRLTHLNEDLFAQKAIGETEEVWYKSSHDGLDIQGWIVKPPDFDPNRKYPLLLEIHGGPFANYGDRFSAEVQLFATAGYVVLYTNPRGSTSYGEDFGNEIHHAYPSYDFDDLMSGVDEVISRGYIDEDQLFVTGGSGGGVLTAWIVTHTDRFAAAASQKPVINWYSWVLTADMGGSGGINYWFPGAPWDNLEHYMERSPVHHIANVTTPTMLITGEVDWRTPMSESEQFYQALRIRKVPSVLVRIPEANHSIGARPSGLISKVQHILAWFERYRTSGTTTQ, encoded by the coding sequence ATGACGTCGTCACGAGAACACAGGGTCGTCAGCACCGCGGTCGCCTTCCGGCTCGCCGCCGCCGCGCTCGCGCTCGCCATCCTCGCCCCCGCTGCACCGCTGGCCGGGCAGGAACGGGACCCGGATCACTTCGGCCCGGCGGACGTATTCGAACTCGAAGTCGCCGGCGATCCCCGGATCTCGCCCGACGGCTCCCGGGTCGTCTACGTGCGGTCCTCGATGGACATCATGACGGACCGTCAGCGCAGCAACCTGTGGATCGTCGACTACGACGGTTCGAACCACCGTCCGCTCCTCACCGGACAGACGAACTTCTCCTCTCCGCGCTGGTCACCGGACGGCACGAGGCTCCTCTACGTCGCGAGCGACGAGCACGGGAAGTCGCAGCTCTACCTGCGCTGGATGGACACCGGACAGACGGCCCTGCTCACGCAGTTGGAGCGAGGCCCGGGCGGGCTGTCCTGGTCCCCCGACGGGAGTATGATCGCCTTCAGCATGTTCGTCCCGGACACGCCGCCGCCCTTCGCGCAGATGCCGGCGAAGCCGGAAGGCGCGACGTGGGCGCCGCCCGCCACGACGTACGAGCGGCTCTACTACCGTTCCGACAGCCAGGGTTTCCTTCCGGTCGGGTACTCCCACGTCTTCGTACTTCCCGCGGAGGGAGGGACGCCGCGGCAGGTCACGCACGGCCCCTACAACCACGGGGGGACGCCCGAGTGGACGCCCGATTCGCAGCACCTGCTGATCTCGGCCACCCGGCGCGACGACTGGGAGTACGTGCGGGATTCCGAGATCTTCGAGTTCTCCGTCGCGGACGGGGCCGTCCGGCAACTCACGGACCGGCGCGGGCCTGACTCCGGCCCCGTGGTGTCACCCGACGGCGGGATGATCGCTTACACCGGCTACGACGACCGCTTCCTCGGGCACCAGGTGTCGAAGCTGTACGTGATGAACCGGGACGGATCCGGCTCGCGCCTCATCGCCGACGACCTCGACCGCTCGATCGGGAACGTGCACTGGGCAAGTGATGGGGCGGGGCTGTTCTTCCAGTATGACACCGAGGGGAACACGCGGCTCGCCCACGTCGACCTCGACGGGACCGTGACGGATGTCGTCTCCAGCGTTCAGGGGCTGTCGATCGGCCGTCCCTACGGAGGCGGCACCTTCTCCACCTCCGGGAACGACCGTTTCGCCTTCACCTACGGGACGCCGGACCACCCCGCGGACCTCGCGGTCACGAATCGCGGCGGCGATTGGCAGCGCCTCACGCATCTGAACGAAGACCTCTTCGCGCAGAAGGCGATCGGGGAGACGGAGGAGGTCTGGTACAAGTCCTCGCACGACGGACTCGACATCCAGGGCTGGATCGTGAAGCCGCCGGACTTCGACCCGAACCGCAAGTATCCGCTCCTGCTTGAGATCCACGGCGGGCCGTTCGCCAACTACGGCGACCGCTTCAGCGCCGAAGTCCAGCTCTTTGCGACAGCGGGGTACGTCGTCCTCTACACGAACCCGCGCGGCAGCACGAGCTACGGCGAGGACTTCGGGAACGAGATCCACCACGCGTATCCGAGCTACGACTTCGACGACCTGATGTCCGGGGTCGATGAGGTGATTTCGCGCGGATACATCGACGAGGATCAGCTCTTCGTCACCGGAGGGTCCGGCGGCGGAGTGCTGACGGCGTGGATCGTGACCCACACGGACCGCTTCGCCGCGGCCGCGTCGCAGAAGCCGGTCATCAACTGGTATTCGTGGGTTCTGACCGCGGACATGGGAGGCAGCGGAGGCATCAACTACTGGTTCCCGGGCGCGCCGTGGGACAACCTCGAGCACTACATGGAACGGTCGCCGGTTCACCACATCGCGAACGTGACGACGCCGACGATGCTCATCACGGGCGAGGTCGACTGGCGGACGCCGATGTCGGAGTCCGAGCAGTTCTACCAGGCGCTGAGGATCCGGAAGGTGCCGTCGGTGCTCGTGCGAATTCCCGAGGCGAACCACAGCATCGGCGCGCGTCCGAGCGGGCTGATCAGCAAGGTGCAGCACATCCTCGCCTGGTTCGAGCGCTACCGGACGAGCGGGACGACGACACAGTGA
- a CDS encoding DinB family protein, whose product MTEETTNETIIADKALAEDILTLLARTPGTVRVLLEDLPPDLLHADEGEGTFSPFSVLGHLIQGEIDDWIPRTRWILEHGRDRAFPPFDRFAHVERTRDRSLDELLTEFETLRETGLAVLREVVEGEADLDAGGLHPELGEVTLRQLLTTWAVHDLNHIAQITRVVAHQFEDEVGPWKAYLPILQHDR is encoded by the coding sequence GTGACGGAAGAAACGACGAACGAAACGATCATCGCCGACAAGGCGTTGGCGGAGGACATCCTCACGCTCCTCGCGCGCACGCCCGGCACCGTGCGAGTGCTGCTCGAGGATCTGCCGCCGGATCTCCTGCACGCGGACGAAGGTGAGGGGACGTTCAGCCCGTTCAGCGTTCTGGGACACCTCATCCAGGGCGAAATCGACGACTGGATTCCGCGGACGCGCTGGATTCTCGAACACGGACGCGACCGGGCATTCCCGCCGTTCGATCGGTTCGCGCACGTCGAACGAACCCGCGACCGCTCGCTGGACGAGCTGCTCACCGAGTTCGAGACGCTGCGCGAGACCGGACTCGCGGTGCTGCGGGAGGTGGTTGAGGGCGAGGCCGATCTCGACGCGGGGGGACTTCACCCGGAACTGGGCGAGGTCACGCTGCGGCAGCTGCTCACCACCTGGGCCGTCCACGACCTGAATCACATCGCCCAGATCACGCGCGTGGTCGCCCACCAGTTCGAGGACGAGGTCGGGCCATGGAAGGCGTACCTCCCCATCCTCCAACACGACCGGTAG
- the mtnA gene encoding S-methyl-5-thioribose-1-phosphate isomerase, translating into MNEREFSVPETIRWAPGGLSALILDQTLLPGVHEEKELSTLEDFIEAIRSLRVRGAPLIGITAAIGLAALARQSAAEGVSADNLRSRFAGWAERLANARPTAVNLAWAVRRLRARLEAANGDAKTLAAALAAEADAIHEEDRRMCRAIGEHAAALLAGGESVITHCNAGSLATGGIGTALAPVYVAAETGRRVRVFADETRPLLQGSRLTAWELSRAGIEVTVLADNMAGSLFASDPPDIAFVGSDRIAANGDVANKIGTYPLAVLAHRHGVPFYVLAPTSTVDLGTPTGADIPIEHRDPDEVRRGFGPLLAPEEAGVYSPAFDITPRELVTGIVTERGIHRPPYTDSLAAAVRAAEAEQRDRPT; encoded by the coding sequence ATGAACGAGCGCGAGTTTTCGGTGCCGGAAACGATCCGCTGGGCCCCCGGGGGTCTGAGCGCGCTGATCCTCGACCAGACGCTCCTTCCCGGCGTCCACGAGGAGAAGGAACTCTCGACCCTCGAAGACTTCATCGAGGCGATCCGCAGCCTGCGCGTGCGGGGGGCGCCGCTCATCGGGATCACGGCCGCCATCGGTCTGGCCGCCCTGGCGCGGCAGTCCGCCGCCGAAGGGGTCTCGGCGGACAACTTGCGGAGCCGGTTCGCCGGCTGGGCCGAACGGCTCGCGAACGCGCGGCCAACGGCAGTCAACCTCGCGTGGGCGGTCCGACGCCTGCGTGCCCGGCTGGAGGCGGCCAACGGCGACGCGAAAACACTGGCCGCGGCGCTGGCGGCGGAGGCCGACGCCATCCACGAGGAGGATCGCCGCATGTGCCGCGCGATCGGCGAGCACGCGGCGGCGCTGCTTGCGGGCGGCGAGTCCGTGATCACGCATTGCAACGCGGGGTCGCTCGCGACGGGAGGCATCGGGACGGCCCTCGCCCCGGTCTACGTCGCGGCCGAGACCGGTCGCCGGGTCCGCGTCTTCGCCGACGAGACCCGCCCCCTCCTCCAGGGGAGCCGCCTCACGGCGTGGGAGCTTTCGCGCGCCGGCATCGAGGTCACTGTGCTCGCCGACAACATGGCCGGGTCGCTCTTTGCCTCGGACCCGCCGGACATCGCCTTCGTCGGCTCCGACCGCATCGCCGCCAATGGCGATGTCGCGAACAAGATCGGCACCTATCCCCTGGCCGTGCTGGCCCACCGCCACGGAGTTCCGTTCTACGTCCTCGCGCCGACCTCCACCGTGGATCTCGGGACGCCCACCGGGGCGGACATCCCGATCGAGCACCGGGACCCGGACGAGGTCCGCCGGGGCTTCGGCCCTCTCCTCGCCCCCGAGGAGGCCGGCGTGTACAGCCCCGCCTTCGACATCACGCCCCGCGAACTCGTGACCGGCATCGTGACGGAACGCGGCATCCACCGCCCGCCCTACACGGACTCCCTCGCCGCCGCCGTCCGAGCAGCCGAAGCGGAGCAACGGGACCGACCGACGTAG